In the Caviibacter abscessus genome, CCATATAAAAATACAGTTTTTCTGTTGTATATCCAGGACTTACATATAAAGGATTACCTATAATCTTAAATTGTTCAATACTATTTTTATCAAATCCTGTTTCTTCAAGTAATTCTCTATATGCAGCAAAAGTAGGTTCTTCTCCTTCATCTATTAAACCAGCAACAACCTCTAAAGTATAATCATCTGAACCTGCTCTATATTGTTTTACTAAATATACATGTTCTAAAGTATTATCAAAGACTGCTACACAAACAGCATCTTGCTTTTTTAAATATTCCAAATTTACATTTTTTGTAGGGTGTATTTTTATATCACCTTTTAAAAATTTAAATCCTTCATCTATAGGTTTCACATTTACTCCTTGTTAGAAAAGCTATTGCCGTGCAATAGCTTAATCAAAATGTTTTTCTTTTTTTAATGTTGGGAATAAGATTACATCTCTTATTGATTGTGAGTTTGTAAGTAACATACAAAGTCTATCAAGTCCTATTCCAAGTCCACCAGCAGGCGGCATAGCATATTCTAATGCACGTATATAGTCATAATCCATATCGCAAGCTTCGTCATCTCCTGATTTTTTCTTATTAACTTGATCTTCAAATCTTGCTTTTTGTTCTCTAGGATCATTTAATTCAGAATACGCATTTCCATATTCTCTTCCAGTAATAAATAATTCAAATCTATCTACCCAATCTTCACTTCCCTTTGTATTTTTTGAAAGAGGTGATATTTCTTTTGGATATTTAGTTATAAATGTTGGATTTACTATTGTGTGTTCTACTTTTTCTTCAAATAATAAATTTAAAATACCATATTTTGTATAGTTCTTATTGCTTTCTAACTCAACACCTAATTTTTTAGCAAATTCAACAGCGTCTTCATCAGTTTTAATTTCATCAATATTAAATCCTGTTTTTTCCATAACTATTTCTTGCATAGTTACTCTTCTCCATGGTTTAGCCATATTTATCATTTGACCATCATATTCTATTTCATATTTATTATGTATATGCATACATAAACTTGAAATTAAATCTTCCGTAATATCCATCATCACGTTATAATCTGCATATGCTTGATATAATTCCATCATTGTAAACTCAGGATTATGTTTAATTGAAATACCTTCATTTCTAAAACTTCTATTTATTTCAAAAACCTTTTCAAACCCACCAACTAATAATCTTTTTAGATATAGCTCAGGTGCTATTCTTAAATACATTTCTTGATCTAAAGCATTATGAAACGTTACAAAAGGTTTTGCAGCAGCTCCTCCTGCAACAGGATGCAACATTGGTGTTTCAACTTCAATAAAGTTTTTATTTTCTAAGTATCTTCTAATATATCTGATAATTTCAAATCTTGTTTTCATTGTGTTCATAACATTTTCATTCATTACAAGATCTACATATCTTTGTCTATATCTCATTTCAACATCTGTCAAACCATGAAATTTTTCAGGTAATGGACGTATATTTTTAGATAATACTGTATATTTATGTGCTCTTAATGTTAATTCTCCTGTTTGTGTTAAAAATAAGTGCCCTTCTATACCAATGAAATCACCAACACTTAAGTTTTTAAATATCTCGTATTCTTGTTCTCCAACTTCTGTTTTTTGTACATAAAATTGTATTTTACCAGTTTCATCTTTTAAATGAGCAAAACCATTTTTACCCATTCTTCTATATGATACTATACGACCTGCTGTAACAAATACTTTATCTGAAGCTTTTCCATAATTTAAAATATCAATAACATTATCTTTTTTATCAAAATATCTACCGTATGGCTCAATATCCATAGCTTTTAGTTCTTCAACTTTTTTTATTTTTTCCGACATTATATAACTTGTATTTTGTGTTGTTTCCACATCTTTAGGCATTATTTAATTTCTCCTTCATTATTTATATATTATTAATAAATAATACACTTTTACGGCTTTTTTGTCAATAAATTAAAAATAGTGCAATTGATATTTTAAACTATCATAATGCACTATTAACGTTATTTTTCAACTACATTACCTTCAGGTTTTTATATTTTTTCTATTACTTCCACTTTTTCTATTATTTGAGGCTTAGTTTTATTACCATTTATACTATTAGGAAATATCCCAAAATTTGTATCTGCTCTTAAAAAATCATATCCGATTTTTAAATTAGCTTCAAACTCATATGACATCGTAATAATACAACCTAATGTCATTAACCCTAAAATAATTTTTCTCATTTTACCTCCAATTTTTAAAAATACCCGTCATTCTATCACTACTAACTATCAAAAATCAAGTAAAACAAAAGCCCTAGTTTTCACTAGGGCATCTATTACCATTCATATTTAATTCCAGCTTTTAGCATTGCTACAAAATACTTAAATGTAAAGTCATCTTCTGCTTTATTAAACTTATTACCTGAACCAACTGATAATGCATTTTTTCCAAAAATAACAGGAATTTCTACTTTACCAAATAATTTTAAATTATTTTGGAAAGTGTATTCTGCTTTAACATATGGTTTTAAATCTATTTCAGCACCCATAACCCATTTATTAGCTTCTGCCATATTTTCATCTTGCACATATCTTGGTTTTGCTTTTCTAAGTTGAATTTTTGATTGAGCTTCTAAACCAACTTTAAGCTTTAAACCGTCATATGAGAAGTATTCACTTACATCAACACCAAATTTAATTATATTATAATGAAGTCCTAAACCTTGACTATCAAATAATGGTGCATATAAATGACCAACAAATGGTTTTGCTCTTAAACCATAAGCTAATTTTTTGTCGTAACTGAATTTAGATTCATTATAAATAACTGTTCTTTCTCCATTTAAATCTTTTTGAAGTTCAAACTTATTATTAAACTCATATTCTTTATATTTATATTTCGTTTTATTTTCAAGACTTAATTCATTTCTAACTATTTCTACATTTTGATATTGTGTAGGGTTAGTACTTGTTCCACTTTCAATTACAAGATATTTTTTACCATCTTTACCAGTGTAATAATAGTAATCTTCGTATTTACTCTTATCTTCATTTTGATGTCTTAAACTTGATTTATTTGGTTTTGAAAAATCAATGATAGAACTTAAATTATTTTTATCAACATCCATTTTTTGACCATTTTCTGAATATAAAGCAGATTTTACGTTATATTTTCTACCACTTGTTTGTGTAGTGTCAATGTAGCTATTAATTCTTAATTCATTTGTAAATTCTGAACCTTTTAATCCTACATTTGGTTTTTTGTATATTAATTTAAATTGTGATTCATAACTATTATCTAATTGGTCATATCTTAATTTTGCATCTTTTAATGGATTTAATAAATATGATCCATTGTGAGATACTCTTAAATCAAATTTTAATTGTTCTAACTTTTCGTGTTCATGATCTAAAATTTCCCAAAATTCATGATATCTTCTTTTTTCTTTATTGTAATCATAAGTAAATTGTAAACTATTTTTAAAGTTATGTTTTTCTGTTATTGCTTTAAACTGCAACGCATTATACATGCTTCCACTTATTACTGTATTTTCATCATACTTATATCTAATGTCTGTTCTAAGTTCTGCAAGTTGTGGTTTATATAAATCAAAAGTACTAAATTTAGGTCTAAATGTTAAAGATAAATTATCTTTTAATAAAATATTATGTTCATAATCTACTAAAATACTTTTATGATATCTTCTTTCATCTCCATTATATGATAAAGGAAAATATGTAAATTTTGCTTTTATATATTTAGTAGGATTATATCCAACACCAAGTTTAACTTGCATATCATTATCTTCTCTTACAGGTTTAGTTGTAACATAATTTTCTAAGTTTAAAATATTTGGGTCATGTTCGTGTTCATGTTCTTCATCATTTACACCATCGTGATCATGGTCTGAATCTTGGCTATCATGTTCATGTGGACTATGATAGTGATCTTTGTTAAGACCTCCTAAAATATCAAAATTAGATTCTGAATCGTTACCTTTTAGTTTTTCTGTATATTCCTTTTTTATTTCTTCTGGAGAAATTATTGGATTTGGTATTAATTTATCATGTCTATAAACTTCATCTCTTTTAGTTATATCATCTCTTTGACCTCTTATTTTAACAAAAAAATTAACTTTATTGTTAAGTGTATATACTTTAAGGTCTACGGGTCTATACATTATTCCTACATATTGTCCATTTTGAATAGTGGTTTCTAAATCAGACTTAAATTTAATCCTATAATCTTTTGAATAAGATAAGGCTGATATAAGTAATAAAAATATAAGTGTTTTTTTCATGTCGTTCTCCTGATATCAAATTATTTTTTCAAGTATAACAAAATAATTTTAGGCATTCAAGCTAACAACATCAGTTATTTTTTAGTTTGCTTGTTATTTATTTCTCTTATACACTATGTTTTACGTACTATACAGCTTCAAAAGATTTTTAGATATTTTTTAGTTAAAAAAAGCACATACTTATTGTATGTACTAATTTGTTATAACTAATTCAATATTTACTTCACTTAAAAATTCATTTTTTTCAGTATATTCTCTAGCTACTATCTTAATTTTGTTATTAATGTTTTCAAAAAAGATTGTCTCTATTTTTGTTAAAAATATGCAATTATTTAATTCTAATTTTGATGTAGTTTCTTCATTTAAAATATACTGTTTTATATATTTCATACCATTATTATTAGAATTTACCAATAATTTGTTCTCATATAACTCAAATGAATAATTATCACATTTATATACATTTCCATTAACAGAACAATTTTTAAGTATTACATTGTTTTCATCTTTTTTGTCATTATAGTATAAATAGATACTTTTAATATCAATAGTCATATTATTTCTCATCATCTTCATCTTCAAAAAAGTCATCTATGAAATCATCCATATCTTCAAAAACTTCTTCTTCATCATCTTCATAATTTTCTTCATGAATTTTTTCAGATTCAAAGTCTTGTTCATCTTCATCAATTATTACGCTAAGACCATCGTTTTCTGAATCGTATGTATCAATATCATCTTCGTCATCATCTAAACCATAATTAATATTTGGCTGATCTCTTTCAAATATATTCCTTTCATATATATCAAGGATTGTATCTTCCTCTTCTTCATCAACCATATATATTTCTTCTTCATCTTCATCACATTCAAAAACTTTTTTTATCCCATATTCGTTTTCAGCAATGATATATTCTTTATCGTCGTATTCAATAGTATTTAAACAAGTAAAATATTCTAAATTGTCATCAATTGAGTAAGTAAATTCTTCTCCAAATGAATACATAAAACCCTCCGTTATTTATGATATTTTATATTATTTATTATGCAAATACTTCTATAAATCTGCTCTACCAGCATTAATCTAAATAACTGATGTGGAAAAGTCATATTGGAAAAACTCAATAAATAGTCACATTTTTTTCTAACTTCATCATTAGCACCTCGAGAACCTCCAATGATAAAGTTAATTGTACTATAACTCATAGTAAGTTTATCAATTTTACTTGCTAATTGTTCTGAACTTAGATTATTTGATTTAATATCTAATAATATATTATATGCTCTTTTATTAGTTATTTCTTCAATTATCCTAGTTGATTCTTTTTGTATAGCAGTTACATTATCCTCTTCTTCGTTAAGTTCAATAATTTTTAAATTCACATATTTTTCAATTCTTTTTTGATATTCTTTTATTCCATCAGAAATATATTTTTCCTTTATTTTACCAATAGAAATAATATTTATTTTAAGCATTTACGTTTCCTTATCTATTATACATATTTACGTAAAAATTACAAGCAAAATTTACACTTTTCTCTTAGATAGTTTATCAAGGTATTCTTTCTTTATTTGTGATATTACAGGTCTTCCATGAGGGCAATTAAACTTGTTTATTTTATGTAATTCTTCTACCAGTGCTTGCATTTCTTCCATCTTAAGTTTTTGTCCTGCCATAATTGCTGTTCTACAAGACATTGAAACTATTATTTTTTCTCTTATATCTTTAATTTCTCCATCTTCGCTTATACTATCTATCATAGCCTTTATTATATTCTTAGGCGTATTTCTAAGTTCAAAATCCGGAACTTCTCTTAATATTATTTCTGTTTCTGATATTTGTTCTATATCAAATCCAAATTCTTTAAAAATTTCCAAATTATTAACTACAGTATTTACATCATAACTTGTAAATTCAATCACTTCTGGTATCAAAAGTTGTTTACTTGTCATTTTTTTGTTTGCATATTCTTCTTTTAACTTCTCGTATCTTATTCTTTCATGCATAGCATGTTGATCATAAAAATCAATACTATCTTCATTCTTTACCATTATATATGTATTAAAAACTTGAGCTATAATTTCAAAATTTGAAACATTATTTTCTTCATTAACATCAAATATACTTTGAATATACGTAGTTTTTTTATCTTCGTCGTTTACATAGTGTATTTCTTTTTTTATTTCTATTTCTTTATTAGTGTATGTAGTAGGAGTCCAAGTTTTTCTATCATCTTCATAAAAAAAGTCCTCTATTGCACTTTTTATTACTCTATAAACTATCTTATCATCAGAAAATTTCACTATTTTTTTTGAAGGATGTACATTTACATCAACTTCTGAAGAGTTTATGTTGTAAAAAATAATAGCAAAAGGATATTTATTTTTCATTAATTTTGTATAATATCCATCTATCACAGCTCTTTCAATTAAATTTGATTTGCAATATCTATTATTTACATATGTATATATATAGTTTTTTGAGCCCCTAAAAATTTCACTATTTCCTAAATATCCATATTTGAATTTTTTTAAATTTTTAAAAATATTTTTGCCAAAAAGTTCAAATAATGTGTTGTCTATTCCATTACCATTAGTTGATATACTTTGTTTTCCATCAATTTCAAGTTTTATTGACACGTTATAATTTGCAAGTGCAATTTTCATAACTATGTCTTTTATATTACTATTTTCGGTTTGTTCTTTTTTTAAAAATTTTTTTCTTGCAGGTGTATTGTAAAATAAATCTCTAATTTCTATTACAGTTCCTGTTTTACTTGCAACATCATCAGATTTCACAATATTTCCACCTATAACCATTATTCTATGTCCTAATTTCATATCAGAAGTTTTAGAAGTCATAGTAAACTTTGAAACAGCACAAATAGAAGCTAGTGCCTCTCCCCTAAATCCAAAAGTACTAAGATTAAAAATATCTTCTTTTGTTCTTAATTTTGAAGTTGCATGTCTTTCAATTGATAAATAAAGGTCCATAATTTCCATACCTACACCATCATCTACAATTTTCACATACTTTCCACCATCTTCTACACTTATATATATGTTATTAGCTCCAGCATCAAGTGAATTTTCAAGTAATTCTTTTATCATTGATGCAGGATTTTCAACAACTTCTCCAGCTGCAATTATATTTGAAACATTTTCATCAAGTATTTTAATTTTACCCATAAATATTTTCTCCTAAAAAAACTAGAGTATCCAGCACAAATTTTTGGTCGCCTGTTACAAAAAAACAGGTGGTAGTTATTTACAAAATACGTACAGAATCCGTTTAAGCACTTACGTCTTTCGTGATTAGCCTGAGGCATAGTTTGTAGGGACAACCCCATTAAGATTGAGTAAAGCCCAAAAATTTGAAGTACTCTTGATACTCTAGTATAAATTCATTATATCATTAATTTGTCTGTATTTCAAATGAATAATAATGGTTTACTTAAATGTTTTTTTCATTTAATATATTTAACATTAAATCTTCTTTTAATTGTTTTTCATCAATATCAGCAGGTGCTCCGGTCATTAAATCTTGTCCTTTATTTGTTTTAGGGAAAGGTATAACTTCTTTAATAGATACTTCATTTAACATTACCATAAGCCATCTATCAAACCCAAATGCTAATCCTCCATGTGGTGGAACTCCATATTTTAATGCTTCTAATAAAAATCCAAATTTTTCTTCCTGCTCTTCTTTTGAAATTAATAATCTATCAAATACAAGACTTTGTAATTTTGCATCATGTATTCTTATACTTCCTCCACCTATTTCAAATCCATTTAAAACTAAGTCATATGAATCTGTTTTAATATTTTCTAAATCATTACTTTCAAGTAAATGTCTGTCTTCTGCTTTTACATTTGTAAATGGATGATGTTGTGATTTATATCTTCCTTCTTCTTCACTATATTCAAACATAGGAAAATCTACAACCCATAAGAAATTAAATTTATTATTGTCAATTATTTCTAATTCATTTGCTAATTTTAATCTTAAAGCACCCATTGCATTTAAAACTATATTTTTTTCATCTGCGATTATAAAGCAAGTTTGACCATTTTGTATGTTTAATTTTTCATCAAGTTGCTTTATAGTAGTTTCATCAAAGAATTTTATTATTGATGAATTTAATACATCATTTTCCTTTTTAATATATGCAAGTCCTTTAGCTTTAAAGTATATTTTTACATAATCTTCAAGTTCTTTTATATTTTTTCTTGAAAAATCTTTATCAGCAACTATTGCTTTTATATATTGTGCATTATCAAATACACTAAAACCTTTTCCTTTTACTATATCTTTTATATCAATTAGCTTCATTTCAAATCTAGTATCAGGTTTATCACTACCATAGTTTTCCATTGCATAATCATATGTTATACGTGGAAACTCATAATTAGCATCTTTTCCTGTTACATCTTTAAATACTTTTTTAGCAAGTTTCTCAACTAAAGTTATGATATCTTCTTGTTCTATAAAAGACATTTCCATATCAATTTGCGTAAATTCAAGCTGCCTATCAGCTCTTAAATCCTCATCTCTAAAACATTTTGCGACTTGGTAATATTTATCAAGCCCTGCTATCATAAGAGTTTGTTTAAAAAGTTGTGGTGATTGAGGTAGTGCATAAAAATTACCTTTTTGTATTCTACTTGGTACAACAAAATCTCTTGCACCCTCCGGAGTAGCTTTAGCAAGTATAGGCGTATCTATATCTAAAAATCCCTCTTTATTCATAAATTCTCTAATTGAAAATAGCATTTCATTTCTTTTTACTATATTTTTTTTCATTCTTTCACGTCTTAAATCAATATATCTATATGTTAAACGTAAATTTTCATTTTGAATGTTTTCATCATCAACTTCAAAAGGTAACGGTTTTGAATAACTTAAAATTTCAACATTATTTGCTATTACTTCAATTTCTCCAGTTTCTATTTTACTGTTAATTGAACTTCTTTTAGCAACTGTTCCCTCTACTTTTATTACAGATTCTGGTTTAATTATCTTTACATTTTCCATTAAATCATCTTTTAAAACTATTTGAGTAATACCGTATCTATCTCTTAAATCAATAAAAGCAAAAGCTCCTAAATTTCTAATTTTAGAAACCCAACCTGACAATATTACATTTTCATTACAATTTGTTATTCTTAATTCATTTAATTTATGAGTTCTATACATATTACTTTATCTCCTCAGCTATGTTTTCTATATTTACAATTTTTTGCTCACCTGTAATATAGTTTTTAATAGATACCTGATTGTTTTTAATTTCTTCTGTACCTAATATTATTACTTTATTTGCACCAAGTTTATTTGCTTTTTTCATTTGAGAATTAAAACTTTTAATTTCATATTCATATTCAACGTAAACATCATTTTTTCTTAAAACATCTAATATTTTAAATAAGTTTTCTTTTGTTTCTTCAAAGTAAACGATATAAACTAACTCTTTTTTATTTGGAAGTAAGTTTTCGTCAAGCAATAAAGATATTCTTTCTATTCCAGCTGCAAAACCTATTGCAGGCGTTAAGGTATTTGATAATATTTGCGTTAATTTATCGTATCTTCCACCACCTAAAACCGTTGATTGTGCCCCAAGTTTTGATGATTTAATTTCAAATACAGTATCAGAATAGTAGTCTAAACCACGAACCAACTTATCATTAATTACATAATTTACATTAAATTTTTCAAGATAGTAGCATAATTTTTCAAAAAATTCTTTACTTTCACAATCAAAATAATCATGTAACTTAGGAGCATTTTCCACAATTTCACTATCTTCTTTTGAATCTAAAACTCTAAGTGGATTTTTATAACATCTTATTTTTGAATTTTCAGATAATTTATCATAATTATCTATTAAATATTTTTTTAATACTTCTAAGTATTTTGCTCTACTTTCAGTATTACCTAAACTATTTAATTCTACTACTAAATCACTTATTCCTAATTTTTCTAAAAATTCACAAGCCATACTGATTATTTGTGCATCTTGCATAGGATTTCTTGTTCCAAAACATTCAATACCAACTTGATTAAACTCTCTATATCTTCCTTTTTGCGGTGCTTCATATCTATACATAGGACCATAATAATACCACTTAATGTTAGGATTTGATTTATATAGTTTTGATTCTAAATAAGCTCTTACAACTCCTGCTGTCCCCTCAGGTCTTAACGCTATATGTCTTCCACCTTTATCTTCAAAATCGTACATTTCTTTTGAAACTACATCTGTTTCATCTCCTACACTTCTTTTGAATAAATCAAGTTCTTCAACATTAGGTGTTATTATTCTTTCATATCCATATTTACTAAATACTTTTTTTGCTGTATCAACTATGTACTCAAATTTTTCAATGTCTTTAAAGTATATATCTTTCATTCCTTTTAGTACTTGTATCATAGTATCTCCTTAACTACCGCTAAAATTTCATCTTGTATCTCTTCTACTGTTTTAAGTTTACCATCTTTTATACAGGTTATAACTTTAGCACCATAAATATCAACGACTTTTTTTGCAGTATTGTATGCTCTTAATTTTTGATTTTCATCAGATTCCAATATATCTTTTTTATCTTCTCCAGTTATTTTATTAGGTCTTTTATAAATAAGTTTATTTGAAAATTCATAAGGCATATCAAGAAAGATTATTAAATCTGGTTTAGGTAAACCGAATTTATTCCATTCTAGCTCTGTAAGCCACTCGTTATAGTATGCAAATTCTTTTTCGTTATATATTCTGTTTCCCTGATGAATTATGTTTGAAATTGTATATCTATCACTTATTACTATTCCACCTGAATTGTAAAAAGATTCCCAATCTTTTTTAAATGATGCGTATCTAT is a window encoding:
- the mutL gene encoding DNA mismatch repair endonuclease MutL, which translates into the protein MGKIKILDENVSNIIAAGEVVENPASMIKELLENSLDAGANNIYISVEDGGKYVKIVDDGVGMEIMDLYLSIERHATSKLRTKEDIFNLSTFGFRGEALASICAVSKFTMTSKTSDMKLGHRIMVIGGNIVKSDDVASKTGTVIEIRDLFYNTPARKKFLKKEQTENSNIKDIVMKIALANYNVSIKLEIDGKQSISTNGNGIDNTLFELFGKNIFKNLKKFKYGYLGNSEIFRGSKNYIYTYVNNRYCKSNLIERAVIDGYYTKLMKNKYPFAIIFYNINSSEVDVNVHPSKKIVKFSDDKIVYRVIKSAIEDFFYEDDRKTWTPTTYTNKEIEIKKEIHYVNDEDKKTTYIQSIFDVNEENNVSNFEIIAQVFNTYIMVKNEDSIDFYDQHAMHERIRYEKLKEEYANKKMTSKQLLIPEVIEFTSYDVNTVVNNLEIFKEFGFDIEQISETEIILREVPDFELRNTPKNIIKAMIDSISEDGEIKDIREKIIVSMSCRTAIMAGQKLKMEEMQALVEELHKINKFNCPHGRPVISQIKKEYLDKLSKRKV
- the lysS gene encoding lysine--tRNA ligase, with product MPKDVETTQNTSYIMSEKIKKVEELKAMDIEPYGRYFDKKDNVIDILNYGKASDKVFVTAGRIVSYRRMGKNGFAHLKDETGKIQFYVQKTEVGEQEYEIFKNLSVGDFIGIEGHLFLTQTGELTLRAHKYTVLSKNIRPLPEKFHGLTDVEMRYRQRYVDLVMNENVMNTMKTRFEIIRYIRRYLENKNFIEVETPMLHPVAGGAAAKPFVTFHNALDQEMYLRIAPELYLKRLLVGGFEKVFEINRSFRNEGISIKHNPEFTMMELYQAYADYNVMMDITEDLISSLCMHIHNKYEIEYDGQMINMAKPWRRVTMQEIVMEKTGFNIDEIKTDEDAVEFAKKLGVELESNKNYTKYGILNLLFEEKVEHTIVNPTFITKYPKEISPLSKNTKGSEDWVDRFELFITGREYGNAYSELNDPREQKARFEDQVNKKKSGDDEACDMDYDYIRALEYAMPPAGGLGIGLDRLCMLLTNSQSIRDVILFPTLKKEKHFD
- the hisS gene encoding histidine--tRNA ligase, with the translated sequence MIQVLKGMKDIYFKDIEKFEYIVDTAKKVFSKYGYERIITPNVEELDLFKRSVGDETDVVSKEMYDFEDKGGRHIALRPEGTAGVVRAYLESKLYKSNPNIKWYYYGPMYRYEAPQKGRYREFNQVGIECFGTRNPMQDAQIISMACEFLEKLGISDLVVELNSLGNTESRAKYLEVLKKYLIDNYDKLSENSKIRCYKNPLRVLDSKEDSEIVENAPKLHDYFDCESKEFFEKLCYYLEKFNVNYVINDKLVRGLDYYSDTVFEIKSSKLGAQSTVLGGGRYDKLTQILSNTLTPAIGFAAGIERISLLLDENLLPNKKELVYIVYFEETKENLFKILDVLRKNDVYVEYEYEIKSFNSQMKKANKLGANKVIILGTEEIKNNQVSIKNYITGEQKIVNIENIAEEIK
- a CDS encoding 23S rRNA (pseudouridine(1915)-N(3))-methyltransferase RlmH; the encoded protein is MLKINIISIGKIKEKYISDGIKEYQKRIEKYVNLKIIELNEEEDNVTAIQKESTRIIEEITNKRAYNILLDIKSNNLSSEQLASKIDKLTMSYSTINFIIGGSRGANDEVRKKCDYLLSFSNMTFPHQLFRLMLVEQIYRSICIINNIKYHK
- a CDS encoding NUDIX hydrolase gives rise to the protein MKPIDEGFKFLKGDIKIHPTKNVNLEYLKKQDAVCVAVFDNTLEHVYLVKQYRAGSDDYTLEVVAGLIDEGEEPTFAAYRELLEETGFDKNSIEQFKIIGNPLYVSPGYTTEKLYFYMAKLKKNAIASEQSLDEGEDIEVIKMTINEALEKSNDLKTIFLLNSIGVMK
- the aspS gene encoding aspartate--tRNA ligase, with the translated sequence MYRTHKLNELRITNCNENVILSGWVSKIRNLGAFAFIDLRDRYGITQIVLKDDLMENVKIIKPESVIKVEGTVAKRSSINSKIETGEIEVIANNVEILSYSKPLPFEVDDENIQNENLRLTYRYIDLRRERMKKNIVKRNEMLFSIREFMNKEGFLDIDTPILAKATPEGARDFVVPSRIQKGNFYALPQSPQLFKQTLMIAGLDKYYQVAKCFRDEDLRADRQLEFTQIDMEMSFIEQEDIITLVEKLAKKVFKDVTGKDANYEFPRITYDYAMENYGSDKPDTRFEMKLIDIKDIVKGKGFSVFDNAQYIKAIVADKDFSRKNIKELEDYVKIYFKAKGLAYIKKENDVLNSSIIKFFDETTIKQLDEKLNIQNGQTCFIIADEKNIVLNAMGALRLKLANELEIIDNNKFNFLWVVDFPMFEYSEEEGRYKSQHHPFTNVKAEDRHLLESNDLENIKTDSYDLVLNGFEIGGGSIRIHDAKLQSLVFDRLLISKEEQEEKFGFLLEALKYGVPPHGGLAFGFDRWLMVMLNEVSIKEVIPFPKTNKGQDLMTGAPADIDEKQLKEDLMLNILNEKNI
- a CDS encoding dTMP kinase, translating into MKGKLIIIEGTDGSGKQTQSNLLYENLKKDYDIKKISFPNYESNASYPVKMYLAGEFGKNDDISVFASSIFFSIDRYASFKKDWESFYNSGGIVISDRYTISNIIHQGNRIYNEKEFAYYNEWLTELEWNKFGLPKPDLIIFLDMPYEFSNKLIYKRPNKITGEDKKDILESDENQKLRAYNTAKKVVDIYGAKVITCIKDGKLKTVEEIQDEILAVVKEIL